From a region of the Paenibacillus sp. R14(2021) genome:
- a CDS encoding GyrI-like domain-containing protein: MSVEIRLVQLKEKKFVGIPCTSAFANHEPERIEAVRLQFMKSRGEIRHVVDPEQFACISFTSEVLFTYSHCLEVDDIDEVPGGMIGFSDPAHDYVVVRAKGDPYEAAYAYLSEIGKIPDKNALFWEEYRFANPIWPDEAWVYVPIKEESADV, from the coding sequence ATGAGCGTGGAAATTCGGCTGGTCCAGTTGAAGGAGAAGAAGTTCGTCGGAATTCCCTGCACGTCAGCATTCGCCAATCATGAACCCGAGAGAATAGAAGCAGTTCGACTGCAATTTATGAAAAGTCGAGGTGAGATTCGGCACGTCGTCGATCCGGAGCAATTCGCCTGCATTAGCTTTACATCCGAGGTCCTGTTTACGTATAGCCACTGCCTCGAGGTCGACGATATCGATGAAGTGCCGGGCGGCATGATCGGGTTCTCGGACCCCGCCCACGACTATGTTGTCGTCCGCGCTAAGGGTGACCCTTATGAAGCGGCGTATGCCTACTTATCGGAAATTGGCAAGATTCCGGACAAGAATGCGCTGTTCTGGGAGGAATACCGCTTCGCTAACCCAATTTGGCCGGACGAGGCTTGGGTTTACGTTCCGATCAAGGAGGAATCCGCCGATGTTTGA
- a CDS encoding alpha/beta fold hydrolase, giving the protein MFGNQSRWPAKCTAILLIASTMLLLLSACARNGNQQDGERAADINPKNVALSTADKPTTGKAYSDEELVKELPGFKNVYKEANGVKLHYVEGGKGEPLFILPGWPVTWYSFSKMMPELSKNYHVYVVEYRGMGSSDKPQSGYDKKTMAKDIYELANSLGYKSINIAGHDIGATIAYAYAANYPQATKKVVLMDASHPNENFLKIPLLPPPGVYDESNPERTKFYWWFAVNTIPGLSEQMLQGKQLNLVYNWIYDYMGYTKDALSKKEREVYLAAYSQPDALRAGNEWYKTFRDDIETLKTYKPLSVPVLGIAGVSGYGMLEQFLSEHASNSKTVKLEKTGHWIMEENPQAAIKLFREFFQ; this is encoded by the coding sequence ATGTTCGGGAACCAATCGAGATGGCCGGCCAAATGCACGGCAATACTGCTCATTGCATCAACTATGCTGCTTTTGCTTTCGGCCTGCGCGCGAAACGGCAATCAGCAAGACGGCGAGCGCGCCGCCGATATTAATCCGAAGAATGTGGCATTATCCACTGCAGATAAGCCAACAACCGGTAAGGCCTATTCCGACGAGGAGCTCGTCAAAGAGCTTCCGGGCTTCAAGAACGTCTACAAGGAAGCGAACGGCGTCAAGCTTCATTACGTCGAGGGCGGGAAGGGCGAGCCGCTGTTTATCCTGCCGGGCTGGCCCGTCACCTGGTATTCGTTCAGCAAAATGATGCCGGAGCTGTCTAAGAACTATCATGTTTATGTCGTGGAATACCGCGGCATGGGCAGCTCGGACAAGCCGCAATCGGGCTATGACAAGAAGACGATGGCAAAGGATATTTATGAATTGGCCAACTCGCTGGGCTACAAGAGCATTAACATCGCCGGACATGATATCGGTGCGACGATCGCGTACGCATATGCAGCCAATTACCCGCAAGCCACGAAGAAAGTCGTGCTGATGGATGCTTCCCATCCGAACGAGAACTTTTTGAAAATCCCGCTTTTGCCGCCGCCGGGCGTGTACGACGAAAGCAACCCCGAACGCACGAAGTTCTACTGGTGGTTTGCCGTTAATACCATCCCGGGCTTGTCGGAGCAGATGCTGCAGGGCAAACAGCTGAATCTCGTTTATAATTGGATTTACGATTATATGGGCTACACCAAGGATGCACTCAGCAAGAAGGAACGCGAGGTTTACCTTGCGGCCTATTCCCAGCCCGATGCGCTTCGCGCCGGGAACGAATGGTACAAGACGTTCAGGGACGATATCGAAACACTGAAAACGTACAAACCGCTGTCCGTGCCCGTACTTGGCATCGCCGGCGTGTCCGGTTACGGCATGCTGGAGCAGTTCTTAAGCGAGCATGCGTCGAATTCAAAGACGGTGAAGCTGGAAAAAACCGGACATTGGATCATGGAGGAGAACCCGCAAGCCGCCATTAAGCTGTTCAGAGAGTTTTTCCAGTAG
- a CDS encoding VOC family protein — MLQALEHAQIPVKDIDRAIKWYAEYLGFKPTRRDGDRIAFLTLPAGPILMLWKTTSDTAAHFKVDGVDFPVLLYRTERIHELHDRLMEAGAQIQVYQDDGFAWVLKFYDPEGNLWGTLQMNEKQGEA, encoded by the coding sequence ATGTTGCAAGCTTTGGAGCATGCGCAAATCCCGGTAAAGGACATAGACCGGGCGATCAAGTGGTACGCAGAATACTTGGGCTTCAAGCCTACGAGGAGGGACGGGGACCGGATCGCGTTCCTGACGCTTCCTGCCGGGCCGATTCTTATGCTGTGGAAAACAACGAGCGACACGGCGGCGCATTTTAAGGTGGATGGCGTGGATTTTCCCGTGCTGCTGTACCGGACGGAACGCATTCACGAGCTGCATGATCGGCTTATGGAAGCCGGGGCGCAGATTCAAGTCTATCAAGACGACGGCTTTGCCTGGGTGCTGAAATTTTACGATCCCGAGGGCAATCTGTGGGGCACCTTACAGATGAATGAGAAGCAAGGGGAGGCTTGA
- a CDS encoding fructose-1,6-bisphosphatase translates to MDAQFLDLLAKKYDTEEKVVTEIINLEAISNLPKGTEHFVSDLHGEFQAFQHVLRNGSGTVKDKIKVLFRGVWTDHEINDFTALVYYPEEKIQLVKGDLCNKQALNRWYRQTIEHMLKLISYASSKYTRSKLRNALPEQFVYIVEELLYKTDSTNNKDPYYEEIYRQIISLGQADKLIIGLAYTTQRLVVDHLHVVGDIYDRGPDPDKIMDTLINYHSVDIQWGNHDVLWIGAYAGSLVCLANIIRISARYDNLDIIEDVYGINLRPLLNLAEKYYNDNPAFRPKLQTDHNGSEQEILQITKIHQAIAMIQFKLEIPIIKRRPYFNMSERLLLEQIDYDKTEIKIGGKTYPLENTCFATVNPQQPEQLLEEEQQVMEKLLFSVQHSEKLARHMNFLMKKGSLYLKYNGNLLFHGCIPLDEEGNMEEMQIEDETYSGRQLLDVFEYYLRYAFAHPEETDDLATDMVWYIWTGECSSLFGKREMTTFERYFIQDKETYKERKNPYYQLRENEAICRKILQEFDMNPDHGHIINGHTPVKEIRGESPVKANGKMIVIDGGFSKAYQSTTGIAGYTLLYNSFGMQLVAHQKFISKEDVLCNGTDVLSVKRLVDKELERKLVRETNVGEKMLQKISNLKNLLEYRYMK, encoded by the coding sequence TTGGATGCGCAGTTTCTAGATTTATTGGCCAAGAAGTATGATACGGAAGAAAAAGTTGTAACAGAAATCATCAACCTTGAAGCGATCTCCAATCTTCCTAAGGGAACTGAGCATTTTGTCAGTGATTTGCATGGGGAGTTCCAGGCTTTTCAGCATGTGCTAAGAAACGGTTCGGGTACCGTAAAAGATAAAATCAAAGTCTTGTTCCGTGGGGTTTGGACGGATCATGAAATCAATGATTTTACGGCGTTAGTTTATTATCCGGAAGAAAAAATACAGCTGGTTAAAGGAGACCTGTGCAATAAACAAGCCTTGAACCGATGGTACAGACAAACGATTGAACATATGCTTAAGCTCATCTCTTATGCCTCTTCCAAATATACGCGATCGAAATTGCGTAATGCTCTGCCGGAGCAGTTTGTATATATTGTAGAAGAGCTTCTATACAAGACGGATTCGACCAACAATAAGGACCCTTATTATGAGGAAATATACCGGCAAATTATTTCCTTGGGTCAGGCGGACAAGCTCATTATCGGCCTTGCTTATACGACCCAGCGCCTGGTGGTCGACCATCTTCATGTGGTCGGAGATATCTATGACCGCGGGCCGGACCCCGATAAAATCATGGACACGCTGATCAACTACCATTCTGTAGACATTCAGTGGGGGAACCATGATGTCCTGTGGATAGGCGCCTATGCGGGTTCCCTGGTTTGCCTTGCGAATATTATCCGGATCAGCGCCAGATACGACAATCTGGACATCATCGAAGACGTATATGGCATCAATCTTCGCCCACTGCTGAACTTGGCGGAGAAATACTATAATGACAATCCGGCCTTTAGACCGAAGCTGCAGACCGACCATAACGGTTCGGAGCAGGAAATCCTGCAGATTACCAAAATTCATCAAGCCATTGCCATGATTCAGTTTAAGCTTGAAATCCCGATTATCAAGAGACGCCCATACTTTAATATGTCTGAAAGGCTTTTACTTGAGCAGATCGATTACGACAAAACTGAAATCAAAATCGGCGGAAAAACGTATCCGCTGGAAAACACCTGTTTCGCAACCGTAAATCCGCAGCAGCCTGAACAATTGCTCGAGGAAGAACAGCAGGTGATGGAAAAGCTGCTGTTCTCCGTTCAGCATTCCGAAAAGCTGGCTAGACATATGAATTTCCTTATGAAAAAGGGCAGCCTTTATTTAAAATACAACGGGAATTTGTTGTTTCACGGCTGTATTCCTCTAGATGAAGAAGGAAACATGGAAGAAATGCAGATTGAAGACGAGACGTATTCGGGCCGTCAGCTGCTCGATGTCTTTGAATATTATTTACGTTACGCCTTTGCGCATCCGGAAGAGACGGATGATCTAGCTACGGATATGGTATGGTACATCTGGACAGGGGAATGTTCCTCGCTCTTTGGAAAGAGAGAAATGACCACCTTTGAACGGTACTTTATCCAAGATAAAGAAACCTATAAGGAGAGAAAGAACCCTTATTACCAATTGCGTGAAAATGAGGCGATCTGCCGGAAAATCCTGCAGGAATTCGATATGAATCCGGATCATGGACATATCATTAACGGACACACGCCGGTTAAAGAAATTCGCGGAGAGAGTCCCGTTAAAGCAAACGGGAAAATGATTGTCATCGACGGCGGTTTTTCCAAAGCCTATCAATCCACGACGGGCATCGCCGGATATACCTTGTTGTATAATTCCTTCGGCATGCAGCTCGTTGCCCATCAGAAATTTATTTCAAAAGAAGATGTGTTATGTAACGGAACGGACGTATTGTCTGTAAAAAGGCTGGTGGACAAAGAACTGGAGCGGAAGCTGGTGAGGGAAACCAATGTCGGGGAGAAGATGCTGCAGAAAATCTCGAATTTGAAGAATCTCCTGGAATATCGCTACATGAAATGA
- the tlp gene encoding small acid-soluble spore protein Tlp: protein MAKPDNREDNPARIQNAIDHTIANLHEAEDYLDEHADEITADEKQSIESKNARRKESISGFIEEKKDESIT, encoded by the coding sequence ATGGCTAAGCCAGACAATCGTGAGGATAATCCAGCTCGTATCCAGAATGCTATAGACCACACCATAGCGAATCTGCATGAAGCAGAGGATTATCTCGATGAACATGCTGATGAAATTACTGCTGATGAAAAGCAGAGTATCGAGTCCAAAAATGCCCGTCGCAAAGAGAGCATCAGCGGCTTCATCGAGGAGAAAAAAGACGAATCGATCACATAA
- the ltrA gene encoding group II intron reverse transcriptase/maturase, translating to MNAEGLTTPKENVQQLQEKLGHAAKENKKRRFHALYDKVYGRDILWEAWRRVRANKGAAGVDEQTLADIERQGEFQFIEECHGLLKEGDYHPSPVRRKYIPKKDGKQRPLGIPTIRDRVMQMATKLVIEPIFEADFQECSFGFRPKRGAKQALERIRKACNRKGNWVVDVDIQGYFDNINQEKLMKLIAMRISDRRILKLVRKWLVAGVMEEGSVRRSDLGTPQGGVISPLLANIYLNYFDLLWERHGKQCGELTRYADDFVVVCKTRKDAMRAYELIQRIMERLELTLHPTKTRIVGLWTGEEGFDFLGMHHRRTKAETSKARVYYSTQQWLTSKAEARIREVVKERLAPPSMRKYAFQEHVAWLNPKIQGWRNYYNTFYGKRILAKLDWYILQRFTRWYAKKRQRARWIGSYSEVKYLAKLHGLKKLL from the coding sequence GTGAATGCCGAAGGGCTAACAACACCAAAAGAAAACGTTCAACAACTCCAAGAGAAGCTAGGTCATGCGGCCAAGGAAAACAAGAAACGAAGATTCCATGCTTTGTATGACAAGGTCTATGGAAGGGATATTCTGTGGGAAGCATGGAGGCGAGTGCGCGCGAACAAAGGTGCAGCGGGTGTGGATGAACAAACCCTTGCGGACATTGAGAGGCAAGGTGAATTTCAGTTCATAGAAGAGTGCCACGGACTGCTGAAAGAAGGAGACTACCACCCTTCGCCTGTTCGAAGGAAGTACATCCCCAAGAAGGATGGAAAGCAGAGGCCTCTCGGCATCCCAACCATTCGTGACCGGGTCATGCAAATGGCAACGAAGCTTGTCATTGAACCTATCTTTGAAGCAGATTTCCAAGAATGCTCGTTCGGTTTTCGCCCGAAAAGGGGGGCCAAACAAGCGCTGGAACGAATCCGTAAAGCATGCAACCGCAAAGGAAATTGGGTGGTCGACGTCGACATCCAAGGCTACTTCGATAACATCAACCAAGAGAAGCTAATGAAGCTGATCGCCATGCGAATCAGTGATCGTCGTATCTTGAAATTGGTGAGAAAGTGGCTTGTTGCGGGAGTTATGGAAGAAGGAAGTGTCCGGCGCTCGGATTTAGGCACGCCACAGGGCGGAGTGATTTCGCCTTTACTAGCAAATATCTATCTGAACTACTTCGATCTGTTGTGGGAACGCCATGGGAAACAATGTGGAGAATTAACGCGATATGCAGATGACTTTGTGGTCGTATGCAAAACCAGAAAAGACGCTATGCGTGCCTATGAACTCATCCAGAGGATTATGGAACGATTGGAGCTAACCCTGCATCCGACCAAAACACGGATTGTTGGTTTATGGACAGGTGAAGAAGGCTTTGACTTTCTGGGGATGCATCACCGCAGAACGAAAGCAGAAACGTCCAAAGCACGAGTGTATTATTCAACACAGCAATGGTTAACTTCAAAAGCGGAAGCGCGGATTCGCGAAGTGGTGAAGGAGCGCTTAGCGCCACCAAGTATGCGAAAGTACGCTTTCCAGGAACACGTTGCATGGCTGAACCCCAAGATCCAAGGTTGGCGAAATTACTATAATACGTTTTACGGTAAACGGATATTAGCCAAATTAGACTGGTATATTCTACAGCGGTTCACAAGATGGTATGCGAAGAAACGGCAACGAGCGAGATGGATAGGGTCCTATTCAGAGGTAAAGTATTTGGCAAAATTACATGGATTGAAGAAGCTCTTGTAG
- a CDS encoding AraC family transcriptional regulator: MIRDHVSVSLVFPIMKTMALGGYDWDSFCAYAGMDAGLFRILEARIVQGDFERIVKAAARYTGDDMFGLHQGQRLSLSDIGVLGYVMLHSKTLGKALSAYQRYNFIDCSGFNVDIEVQSEDVVISMFLSNSLEDPGRHFIECMTASFYQTLLTLSCRPLPIKEIRFMHASPSQNEEYEAVLGTIPLFNQKVNSLRLSKEILDYSIIGSDTRLLDVFQAMAEEVRAKLTSSYSVLTSNLNMWIIECMPSHFPNLQEAAKEFLMSPRTLQLRLKAENTSYNRLANEVRKELAIRYLAQPEYTIGEIAYLLHFSEPSAFQTAFRKWTNLTPGEYRQREREEVSSGRF, encoded by the coding sequence ATGATCAGGGACCACGTATCCGTGTCTCTTGTGTTTCCAATAATGAAGACGATGGCGCTTGGCGGGTACGATTGGGATTCCTTTTGCGCTTACGCGGGGATGGATGCCGGTTTGTTCCGAATCCTGGAAGCTCGCATAGTTCAGGGTGACTTTGAACGTATTGTCAAGGCAGCTGCCCGATATACCGGTGATGACATGTTCGGGCTTCATCAGGGCCAGCGTTTGAGCCTTTCTGATATAGGGGTTCTTGGCTATGTCATGCTGCATTCCAAGACTTTGGGAAAAGCGCTATCGGCTTATCAGAGATATAACTTCATCGATTGCAGTGGCTTCAACGTCGACATTGAGGTTCAGAGTGAGGATGTCGTCATTTCCATGTTTCTCAGCAACTCGCTTGAAGATCCCGGCCGGCACTTTATAGAGTGTATGACGGCATCCTTCTATCAGACGCTGCTTACTTTAAGCTGTCGACCTCTCCCCATTAAAGAGATTAGATTCATGCACGCCTCGCCGTCGCAAAACGAAGAGTATGAGGCTGTATTGGGGACTATTCCCCTATTTAATCAGAAAGTCAATTCGCTACGGTTAAGCAAAGAGATACTTGACTATTCGATTATTGGTTCGGATACGCGGCTATTAGATGTCTTTCAAGCGATGGCCGAGGAGGTTAGAGCCAAGCTTACCTCAAGTTACTCCGTACTGACGAGCAATCTGAACATGTGGATCATCGAATGCATGCCGTCCCATTTTCCGAACCTGCAGGAAGCGGCCAAAGAGTTCTTGATGAGTCCTAGAACTCTGCAATTAAGGCTAAAGGCGGAGAATACTTCGTATAACCGATTGGCCAATGAGGTTCGCAAGGAGCTCGCTATCCGTTATTTGGCACAACCGGAGTATACGATCGGAGAGATTGCTTATTTGCTGCATTTCTCCGAGCCGAGTGCGTTCCAGACGGCTTTCCGGAAATGGACGAATTTGACGCCGGGAGAATACCGTCAGCGCGAGCGCGAGGAAGTAAGCTCGGGGCGGTTCTAA
- a CDS encoding glycoside hydrolase family 172 protein: protein MTKTPSVEVPLGDFFCNGFGARSLVNSLPIAVNPTGGMNCYFPMPFRKSAKITIENEHAADIGGFFYQFNYTLVDELPEEAGYFHAQWRRENITSAAKDFTIIDHVKGKGHYVGTYLAWAALERYWWGEGEIKFYMDGDEEWPTICGTGTEDYFGGAWCFYEKRNGKIVEVPHNTPYLGYPYYSKTDTTRSDIFGEDSVPMHGLYRWHLMDPIRFENELRVTIQQMGHNSRALFERTDDVSSVAYWYQAEPHAAFPVLPAVETRWPR, encoded by the coding sequence ATGACGAAGACGCCTTCGGTGGAAGTCCCTCTCGGCGATTTCTTCTGCAACGGATTCGGTGCCAGAAGCTTGGTCAACTCCTTGCCGATCGCCGTTAATCCGACCGGTGGCATGAACTGTTACTTCCCGATGCCATTCCGCAAGTCAGCGAAAATCACGATTGAGAATGAGCATGCAGCAGATATTGGCGGCTTCTTCTATCAGTTCAACTATACGCTTGTCGATGAACTGCCGGAGGAAGCGGGCTATTTCCACGCGCAGTGGCGAAGGGAGAACATTACGTCCGCTGCGAAGGATTTCACCATTATTGATCATGTGAAAGGTAAGGGTCACTATGTAGGCACTTATCTGGCATGGGCAGCACTGGAACGTTACTGGTGGGGAGAAGGCGAAATTAAATTCTATATGGACGGAGACGAGGAGTGGCCGACCATTTGCGGAACGGGCACTGAGGATTATTTTGGCGGAGCTTGGTGCTTCTATGAGAAGCGAAACGGCAAAATCGTCGAGGTGCCACACAATACGCCATACTTGGGTTATCCTTACTATTCGAAGACAGATACAACGCGGAGCGATATCTTCGGTGAAGACAGCGTTCCCATGCATGGCTTGTACCGCTGGCATCTGATGGATCCGATTCGGTTCGAGAATGAGCTGAGGGTGACGATCCAGCAGATGGGCCATAACAGCCGTGCTTTATTCGAACGGACGGACGATGTTTCGTCGGTCGCGTACTGGTATCAAGCGGAGCCGCATGCGGCCTTTCCGGTATTGCCGGCCGTCGAGACGCGCTGGCCAAGATAA
- a CDS encoding heparinase II/III family protein, protein MLAERYVNETLGDLLHSRDNYKPYSTIEDRNKWDELPSNLRDFWINKGVQELDHSWGALTATAFMEYNRTGNRNKYDNALWARRRALASLVIAECIENQGRFMDDIVNGIWCICEETFWGIPGHGYMMKRQDPLPDVSDQVIELFSAETASLLAWTYYLIQTKLNAISVMIGERIQLEVKRRILDPFLNRNDFWWMGFNQERMLNNWTPWCNSNCLSVFLLLEDDPERREAAVIKTMRSLDHYIDRLHSDGGCEEGPKYWIYGGGTLFDCLELLYGATDGKINVYQEPKIGQIGLYIYKAFIDDSFYVNFADSTPKVQIPAELAYRFGRRIGDDRLSELGALELKKRREEATNFEFPAMFRVLPALFHYAEIEQFTGESPYIRDAWLDGIQLMVAREQQDSIRGLYLAAKGGHNDESHNHNDIGQFIVYCNGSPMIIDPGVLTYTSKSFFTERYTIWAMQSGYHNVPAVNGIGQMNGRQYRATDVKYVLDNRAASLSLNIAAAYSESAKIRSWIRTIRLIRDSSPYVEIKDEYHLEQVTDDITLNLMTPHSPQFEEAGSMILQDENGNQVSIQYNREMYAVSSEKIALEDEIMRDAWGDNLYRIQLKSTAPTVQCEGSIRISQI, encoded by the coding sequence ATGTTAGCTGAGAGATATGTGAATGAAACCCTTGGAGACTTACTGCATTCTAGGGACAATTACAAGCCGTACTCTACAATCGAAGATCGCAATAAGTGGGATGAGCTTCCGTCTAATTTAAGAGACTTCTGGATCAACAAAGGCGTTCAAGAGCTCGATCATTCATGGGGAGCGTTGACCGCTACTGCTTTTATGGAATATAACCGAACAGGCAATCGTAATAAATATGACAATGCATTGTGGGCGAGAAGGCGAGCTCTGGCCTCTCTAGTCATCGCAGAATGTATCGAAAACCAAGGGCGGTTTATGGATGATATCGTTAACGGAATTTGGTGTATATGTGAAGAAACCTTTTGGGGCATTCCGGGGCATGGCTATATGATGAAGAGGCAAGACCCGCTGCCGGACGTATCCGATCAAGTGATTGAATTGTTCTCGGCTGAAACGGCGTCGCTGCTCGCCTGGACATACTACCTGATCCAAACCAAATTGAATGCAATTAGTGTGATGATCGGCGAGCGAATACAGCTTGAGGTAAAAAGAAGGATTCTTGATCCCTTTCTTAACCGCAACGACTTCTGGTGGATGGGGTTTAATCAAGAACGAATGCTCAACAATTGGACGCCGTGGTGTAATTCAAACTGTTTATCGGTATTCTTGCTCTTGGAGGATGACCCCGAACGTAGAGAAGCAGCGGTGATCAAGACGATGCGCAGTCTGGATCATTATATCGACAGACTTCATTCAGACGGGGGCTGCGAGGAAGGGCCAAAGTATTGGATATACGGTGGAGGAACGCTATTCGACTGTCTGGAGCTGCTCTACGGCGCCACGGACGGAAAGATTAATGTATACCAAGAGCCTAAGATCGGGCAGATTGGCCTTTATATTTATAAGGCTTTTATTGATGATTCCTTCTATGTTAATTTTGCGGACAGTACGCCTAAGGTACAGATCCCCGCGGAGCTCGCCTATCGGTTTGGACGCCGTATTGGAGATGATCGGCTGTCCGAATTAGGTGCATTGGAGCTGAAGAAACGGCGCGAAGAAGCCACTAATTTCGAGTTTCCTGCCATGTTTCGCGTGCTTCCGGCGTTGTTTCATTATGCGGAAATAGAGCAATTTACGGGAGAATCTCCTTACATAAGAGATGCATGGCTTGACGGCATCCAACTAATGGTGGCAAGAGAGCAACAGGATTCAATCAGGGGGTTATATCTTGCAGCCAAGGGAGGACATAACGATGAAAGCCATAATCACAATGATATTGGACAATTCATCGTATATTGCAATGGTTCTCCGATGATTATTGACCCAGGCGTATTGACCTATACGTCCAAATCATTCTTCACTGAACGATATACGATTTGGGCGATGCAATCTGGCTATCACAATGTGCCAGCTGTAAATGGGATAGGTCAAATGAATGGAAGACAGTATAGAGCGACGGATGTGAAGTATGTCCTTGATAATAGAGCTGCATCGCTATCATTGAACATCGCGGCAGCCTATTCGGAGTCAGCCAAGATTAGAAGCTGGATACGGACCATTCGGCTTATTCGTGATTCCTCACCTTATGTCGAAATCAAGGATGAATACCACTTAGAGCAGGTCACAGATGATATTACATTGAACTTAATGACGCCACACTCTCCTCAGTTTGAAGAGGCCGGAAGCATGATTTTACAGGACGAGAATGGCAATCAGGTAAGTATCCAGTATAACAGAGAGATGTACGCAGTCTCATCAGAGAAAATTGCACTAGAGGACGAAATCATGCGGGATGCATGGGGGGATAACTTATATCGGATTCAACTGAAATCCACTGCCCCCACCGTTCAGTGTGAAGGTTCAATTCGAATAAGCCAAATTTAG
- a CDS encoding NAD(P)H-dependent oxidoreductase gives MKNNIAVIIGHPYPESYCNALAQAYTKGAASSGADVRVIDLGKIHFDPNLKYGYHKRTELEPDLVAAQETIRWADHLVFVYPNWWGSMPAIMKGFFDRVFLPGFAFKSKPDSLLTTKLLKGKTARLIVTMDTPLWYYRLFLKRANHLIMKHNILHYIGIKPVKITEFPMVKFKTKEVLDQWLRKAQGLGAKRV, from the coding sequence ATGAAGAATAACATTGCAGTAATCATCGGACACCCTTATCCAGAAAGCTATTGCAACGCGCTAGCACAAGCCTATACGAAAGGTGCAGCAAGCAGTGGAGCGGATGTTCGTGTCATTGATCTCGGAAAGATCCATTTCGATCCCAATCTGAAGTACGGCTACCATAAGCGGACGGAATTAGAGCCTGATTTAGTAGCTGCGCAGGAGACGATCCGGTGGGCAGATCATCTTGTATTCGTCTATCCTAATTGGTGGGGCTCGATGCCGGCGATCATGAAGGGCTTCTTCGACCGGGTGTTTCTACCAGGCTTCGCCTTCAAATCCAAACCTGATTCTTTACTGACCACGAAGCTGCTTAAGGGGAAAACCGCGCGCCTCATCGTGACGATGGATACTCCACTCTGGTACTACCGTCTATTTTTAAAGAGGGCCAACCACCTTATTATGAAGCACAACATTCTGCATTACATCGGCATCAAACCCGTAAAAATCACCGAGTTCCCAATGGTTAAGTTTAAGACTAAAGAGGTGCTGGATCAATGGTTACGGAAAGCCCAGGGACTCGGAGCTAAAAGGGTTTGA
- a CDS encoding RNA polymerase sigma factor, translated as MMDHSDWLVRLRPDLLRYCRSLCGKGAQVWEAEDIAQEVVAKLLSRCTEDPDFRPSKTYVLRTARNLWIDRLRKRQEVPLPEMPVSPETAAYRDDSPYAVRELLDTLIRRLPPRPFVILLLCDVFGFTAKETANCIDSTEVAVQVALSRARSRLRQLVSRGLGPDDDASSALISVPQSRLLDKVTEAFRRHDPKRIYQAYLDLYESGSTIARIRTTPGGLLSFTFRDPEGNLLMITG; from the coding sequence ATGATGGACCATTCGGATTGGTTAGTCAGGCTGCGGCCGGACCTGCTTCGCTATTGCCGCTCGCTATGCGGTAAGGGTGCTCAAGTCTGGGAAGCCGAAGACATTGCCCAAGAGGTTGTTGCCAAGCTGCTAAGCCGCTGCACGGAGGACCCCGATTTCCGCCCCTCCAAAACATATGTGCTGCGGACGGCCCGCAATCTCTGGATCGATCGCCTGCGGAAGCGGCAGGAAGTGCCGCTCCCCGAAATGCCGGTATCGCCGGAGACGGCGGCCTATCGGGACGATTCTCCGTATGCCGTCCGCGAGCTGCTCGACACGCTCATTCGGCGACTGCCGCCCCGGCCGTTCGTGATCCTGCTTCTTTGCGACGTCTTCGGATTTACGGCGAAGGAGACGGCGAACTGCATCGATTCCACGGAGGTTGCCGTACAGGTCGCACTCTCCCGTGCACGAAGCCGGCTGCGTCAACTCGTTTCCCGTGGACTCGGCCCGGACGATGACGCGTCGTCCGCTTTGATCTCGGTTCCGCAATCCCGCCTGCTCGACAAAGTGACGGAAGCGTTCCGCCGGCACGATCCGAAGCGGATTTATCAAGCGTACCTGGACCTCTACGAGAGCGGATCGACAATCGCGAGAATCCGAACGACGCCGGGCGGCCTTCTCTCGTTCACGTTCCGCGATCCCGAGGGCAATCTGCTGATGATCACCGGATAA